GCCAACGCCGAGCGAAATCCCTGGCCTGCACAATCGGCTCACGAAAGCGCAGGACACCGCCAAGTCGGACAAGCCATCCGTTATCTCGAGCTGCAGTTTACTCAGTCGGTATCCATCGAGCAGCTGGCAAGGACGGTCGGCTATCACCGCACTCATTTTTGTAAAATGTTCAAACAAGTGACCGGCTATTCGCCTATGCAGTATCTGCTGAAGATACGGATGGAACGCGCGGAGCAGCTGCTCGCGACGTCTATGACGATTGACCAGGTTGCCGCTTCCGTCGGCTACAACGACGCGCTTTACTTCTCCAAGCTGTTTCACAAATGGAGCGGCTCAGCACCTACCGTCTTCCGCAAATCTATTCAGCAGGCTAGTACTTCCGATTAGGCAGCTCCTTAGCAGCCATTTCCTGTGTGAATACGCCTTCACTCTTTACGATTCGCTTCGGCAGAATGCGGCCCGCCTCCAACTCCTTGACAGCTTGCATCAGCTGCGGTCCGAGCAGCGGGTTGCATTCCACGATGCAGTTGATTTTGCCATCGACCATGTATTGAAAGGCGGACCGTCCTCCGTCAACGGAGACGATGATGATATCTTTCCCCGGCTTCAAGCCAAACTCCTCGATAGCCTGGATAGCCCCAATAGCCATATCATCGTTGTGAGAAAAGAGCACATCAATATGATTGCCTCCCGACTTGAGCATGGCTTCCATAATCTCTTTGCCTTTGGCTCTCGTAAAATCCCCGGTTTGCGATTTCGTAATGACCATATCAGGGTTCTGCTGAATGATCTCCTCAAAGCCCCTTTTCCTGTCGATCGTCGGTGCCGAACCTGCCGTTCCCTGAAGCTCGACGATCCGAATCGGACCGCTGCGACCGGCCATTTTATCAAGCAAATATTTACCCGCTTTACGTCCCTCTTCTAAAAAATCAGAGCCCATGTATGTCACATACAAGGATGGGTCGGACACATCCACAGCTCGGTCTGTCACGATAACAGGAATTCCCGCGTCCTTCGCTTCCTTCAAAACGGGCTCCCAGCCCGACTCCACAACCGGCGAGAAAGCGATTACATCAACCTTTTGAGCAATGAACGAACGAATCGCTTTGATCTGATTCTCCTGCTTCTGCTGACCGTCAGAGAAGTGCAGTTCAATGTCCAATTCCTTAGCTGCCTCCAT
This genomic window from Paenibacillus hexagrammi contains:
- a CDS encoding ABC transporter substrate-binding protein encodes the protein MQRTRYGRMGRTAALLAGLAVIVLPGCNSNETHPPAADATARQSPAVTSRMTTVLPEKKEQKIVLGFSQLGAESAWRMANTNSIMEAAKELDIELHFSDGQQKQENQIKAIRSFIAQKVDVIAFSPVVESGWEPVLKEAKDAGIPVIVTDRAVDVSDPSLYVTYMGSDFLEEGRKAGKYLLDKMAGRSGPIRIVELQGTAGSAPTIDRKRGFEEIIQQNPDMVITKSQTGDFTRAKGKEIMEAMLKSGGNHIDVLFSHNDDMAIGAIQAIEEFGLKPGKDIIIVSVDGGRSAFQYMVDGKINCIVECNPLLGPQLMQAVKELEAGRILPKRIVKSEGVFTQEMAAKELPNRKY